In the Terriglobus sp. RCC_193 genome, TCTGCCGGGACGTCATCGGTGATGCTGCTTCCTGCGGCGATATACGCTCCGCTTTCTACAGTAAGAGGCGCGACCAGAGTTGAGTCAGAGCCTACAAAAACGTCATTACCAATGGTCGTGCGGTGCTTATTCACGCCGTCGTAGTTGCAGGTGATGACGCCTGCGCCGATGTTGGTGCCAGTGCCGATCACTGCATCGCCGAGGTAGGCGAGATGGTTGGCCTTGGAACCTTCGCCAAGCGTGGTCTTCTTTGTCTCAACGAAGTTGCCAACGTGCGCCTTTGCACCGATGTGGCTTTCCGGGCGGATATGGCAGTAGGGGCCAAGCTGCGCACCATCGCCAATGATGGAGTCGGCAAGGATGCTGCCATTGCGAATGAGAACGCCTTCGCCAATGACGCAGTTTTCAATGACAGAATACGAGCGGATGCGGCAGTTCGGACCGATTTTTGTTTTGCCCAGAAGCTGCGTGAATGGCTCCAGAATGGTGTCTGCGGCGACTTCGACACTGGCGTCAATGGTGACGGTTTCTGGGCGAAAGATGGTGACGCCCTGCGCCATTAACTTTGCGGTGGTGCGTTCGCGAAGGCTGGCGTCCAGATGCATCATCTCTGCGATGGTGTTGGCGCCAAGCACTTCGTCGACGGAGTCGACCGGGATGGCGATGACGCGCTCCTCTTCGTTGACCAGCATTGCGGCGACATCGGTGAGATAGAACTCGCCGGAGGAGTTCGTGTTTTGCAGGCGGCCAAGGCGGTCAAAGAGCTTTTGCGTATCGAAGGCGTAGATGCCACTGTTGATCTCGCGGAGGCGCTCCGGCGTGGCCAGCATGTCGTCCGAGAGCGACTTCTGCTCGATGATGCCCGCAACATCATCGGAGCCATCCTGCTTGCGAAGGACGCGGCCGTAACCCGAGGGGTCTTCCGGGATGGCGGTCAGGATGGTCATGGCGGCGTGTTCGCGCAGGTGCATGTCGCGTAGCTCTGCGATGGTTTCCGGGCGGATGAGCGGGACGTCGCCGGAGAGTACCAGCAGGTTCTCTGGCGGTGCGACTTTGTTGTCCTGGAACCAGCGCTGTACGCATTGCAGCGCGTGACCGGTGCCAAGCTGTTCCGGTTGCAGAACGAAACGCACGCCGGTAGGAGCTGCGGCTGTTTCCACGCGGTCTGCCTGATGCCCCACAACGACGAGGATGTTTTCGGCGGTGACGGCAGTCCTGGCTACGTCGATCACGTGCAGCAAAAGAGCCTTGCCGCCGACCGTATGGAGGACCTTGGGGAGAGCGCTTTTCAGGCGGGTGCCTTTGCCCGCGGCCATGATGACGATGCCGAAGTGGTTCATGTTCTGATGCTACGACGGACAGGGTGTGGTGGAATTGCGATGTATTGAAAACGATGGTGCTTGCCTTGAGACCGACCGGCGGGGGAAACTGGGTTGTCATCCCTTTATGCCATTGATGCAATCTTTCCTTCGTGTTATGCCTGCCGGTTTTCGTGTGCTGCTTCGAGTGGCGTTGCTGATGATGCTTCCGTGCGTCGCCATT is a window encoding:
- the glmU gene encoding bifunctional UDP-N-acetylglucosamine diphosphorylase/glucosamine-1-phosphate N-acetyltransferase GlmU → MNHFGIVIMAAGKGTRLKSALPKVLHTVGGKALLLHVIDVARTAVTAENILVVVGHQADRVETAAAPTGVRFVLQPEQLGTGHALQCVQRWFQDNKVAPPENLLVLSGDVPLIRPETIAELRDMHLREHAAMTILTAIPEDPSGYGRVLRKQDGSDDVAGIIEQKSLSDDMLATPERLREINSGIYAFDTQKLFDRLGRLQNTNSSGEFYLTDVAAMLVNEEERVIAIPVDSVDEVLGANTIAEMMHLDASLRERTTAKLMAQGVTIFRPETVTIDASVEVAADTILEPFTQLLGKTKIGPNCRIRSYSVIENCVIGEGVLIRNGSILADSIIGDGAQLGPYCHIRPESHIGAKAHVGNFVETKKTTLGEGSKANHLAYLGDAVIGTGTNIGAGVITCNYDGVNKHRTTIGNDVFVGSDSTLVAPLTVESGAYIAAGSSITDDVPADALALARARQVTKPDWAKHKREALKQARKSHT